One genomic segment of Gossypium arboreum isolate Shixiya-1 chromosome 3, ASM2569848v2, whole genome shotgun sequence includes these proteins:
- the LOC108465053 gene encoding aldehyde dehydrogenase family 3 member H1-like: protein MTSEVENKPVFCTESAKELVKELRASFATGKTKSYEWRLTQLNAMVKMMEEKEPQIVAALHDDLSKPELESSIYEIAMLKNSFRLAVKNMKHWMMPEKAKTSLVTFPSSAEIVSEPLGVVLVISAWNYPFLLSLDPIVGAIAAGNAIVLKPSEIAPATSLLLARLVAEYLDSSCIKVVEGAVPETAALLEQKWDKILYTGTGRVARIVMAAAAKHLTPVVMELGGKCPVIVDSDINLQVATRRIIAGKWGCNNGQACISPDYIITMKDYAQKLIDSFKCELERFYGKDPLESKDLSRIVNSNHFARLSKLLDEDKVSSKIVHGGERDKENLKITPTILLDVPRDSLIMNEEIFGPLLPVFLVDKVEDSFDVINSGTKPLAAYLFTNKKKLKEKFVATVSAGGLVINDTTVHLAEPTLPFGGVGDSGMGAYHGKFSFDAFSHKKAVLYRGFACDAFVRYPPYTRGKLGLLRALFDGSILGIIRALLGWSKA from the exons ATGACGAGCGAAGTGGAGAACAAGCCGGTTTTTTGTACGGAGTCGGCAAAGGAGTTGGTGAAGGAGTTGAGAGCTAGCTTCGCAACCGGAAAGACTAAAAGCTACGAATGGAGATTGACTCAGTTGAATGCCATGGTGAAGATGATGGAAGAGAAGGAGCCGCAAATCGTTGCTGCTCTTCACGATGATCTTTCCAAGCCGGAACTCGAATCCTCCATCTATGAG ATAGCAATGCTAAAGAACTCATTTAGATTGGCAGTCAAGAACATGAAGCATTGGATGATGCCAGAAAAG GCAAAAACTTCATTGGTTACATTTCCTTCCTCTGCTGAAATTGTATCTGAACCATTGGGTGTGGTGTTAGTAATCTCAGCTTGGAATTATCCTTTTT TGTTGTCTCTAGATCCAATTGTTGGAGCTATTGCAGCCGGTAATGCTATAGTCTTAAAGCCGTCAGAAATCGCTCCAGCCACATCATTGTTGCTTGCAAGGCTAGTAGCTGAGTATTTGGATAGCTCTTGCATAAAGGTTGTTGAAGGGGCTGTTCCTGAAACTGCAGCACTACTTGAGCAAAAGTGGGACAAAATACTGTATACAG GCACTGGAAGAGTTGCACGCATTGTGATGGCAGCCGCTGCAAAGCACTTAACACCAGTTGTTATGGAACTTGGAGGAAAGTGTCCGGTAATTGTTGATTCAGACATAAATTTACAG GTTGCAACTAGGCGGATAATTGCAGGAAAGTGGGGGTGTAATAATGGGCAAGCATGTATTTCCCCTGATTACATTATTACAATGAAAGATTATGCTCAGAAGCTG ATAGATTCTTTCAAGTGTGAATTGGAGCGGTTTTATGGAAAGGATCCGTTGGAGTCAAAAGACTTGTCTCGCATAGTGAATTCTAACCACTTTGCTCGCTTGTCAAAGCTCTTGGATGAGGATAAGGTTTCTAGTAAGATCGTCCATGGAGGTGAAAGAGACAAAGAAAACTT GAAGATCACTCCCACTATCTTGCTTGATGTCCCACGAGATTCTCTAATCATGAATGAAGAGATATTTGGTCCGTTGCTTCCAGTTTTCCTG GTTGACAAAGTGGAAGACAGCTTTGATGTGATAAATTCAGGAACAAAGCCACTAGCAGCATATTTATTTACCAATAAGAAGAAGTTGAAAGAGAAGTTTGTTGCAACAGTCTCCGCAGGGGGTTTGGTCATTAACGACACTACTGTACAT CTGGCTGAACCCACACTACCATTCGGAGGAGTCGGGGACAGTGGAATGGGTGCATACCATGGGAAGTTCTCCTTCGATGCTTTTAGCCATAAGAAAGCTGTTCTTTATAGAGGTTTCGCTTGTGATGCATTTGTCAGATACCCACCATACACGAGGGGAAAGCTGGGATTGTTGCGGGCTCTTTTTGATGGAAGCATCTTAGGCATCATCCGCGCTTTGCTGGGATGGTCCAAGGCTTGA